From the genome of Salvelinus alpinus chromosome 19, SLU_Salpinus.1, whole genome shotgun sequence, one region includes:
- the LOC139545588 gene encoding fibroblast growth factor 17-like yields the protein MYGINQRCIYISFHFFVLWCHAQGENHPSPNFNQYVREQGAVTDQFSRRQVRVYQLYSRTSGKHVQIQGKRVTATAEDGNNYARLFVETDTFGSRVRIKGAESGRYLCMNGKGKLVGKLNGRSRDCIFTEIVLENNYTAFQNAKYEGWYVAFTRKGRPIKASKTRENQREVHFIKRLHKGPLPFPNMDRIKHFEFISFPPTRRAKRNRKSQAAA from the exons ATGTATGGAATAAATCAGCGCTGTATTTACAT ATCTTTTCATTTCTTCGTGCTGTGGTGCCATGCTCAG GGGGAGAATCACCCGTCTCCTAATTTTAACCAGTATGTGAGGGAGCAGGGCGCAGTGACGGACCAGTTTAGCCGGCGACAGGTCAGGGTTTACCAACTATACAGCCGGACCAGCGGGAAGCACGTCCAGATACAGGGCAAGAGGGTCACTGCTACTGCTGAGGACGGCAACAATTACG CACGTCTCTTTGTAGAAACTGACACCTTTGGCAGTCGGGTTCGGATCAAAGGTGCAGAGAGTGGACGTTACCTCTGTATGAACGGGAAGGGGAAACTGGTTGGAAAG CTTAATGGAAGAAGCAGGGATTGTATCTTTACAGAGATTGTGCTGGAGAACAATTACACTGCCTTCCAGAATGCCAAGTATGAGGGTTGGTATGTGGCTTTCACCAGGAAAGGGAGACCCATCAAAGCCTCAAAGACGAGGGAGAACCAGAGAGAGGTCCATTTCATCAAGAGGCTACACAAGGGCCCACTACCTTTCCCCAACATGGATAGAATCAAACACTTTGAGTTCATCAGTTTTCCCCCCACCCGTCGTGCGAAACGGAACAGGAAATCACAGGCTGCTGCCTAG